The Oxobacter pfennigii region CCCCTGCCGCATTGCAGCCAAATCCCATGCACATGGTCAGTGCCTGTTTCCCATGAGCACAGGCTTTTTTAAACATGTGGTCAAGATTAAAGGCCACTCTGGGAAGATACCCCAAATCCTCCAGCAATGTAAATATTGGAAAGAAAATTGCCATGGGGGGAAGCATTACAGATAATACCCATGCAGCAGTTCTGAATAAACCCAAAACCAGAATTCCGTGAAGCCAGTTGGGGGCATTTAGATACTGAAACATTAAAGTTATTTTTTCTTCAGCTTTAAATAATAAATCTGCCAGCATTTGTGAAGGTATGTTAGCACCTTCCACCGTTATCCAGAAAACACCTGCCAGCAAAAAAAGCATCAAAGGTATTCCAAATGTTCTGGAGGTTATGATATCATCTATTTTATTGTCTATGCTACTTTTTTCTGAGTTCTTATTTTTGACGGTTTTTTGTGCAATGTCCTCTGCCCTAGTATAAATGCTTTTAACCAGCTTATCCCTGAATTGATTTGAGTATTTTAATTTTACATCCTCGGATATGGATATTAATTTTAAAAATTCATTTGAGCTAATGCGGTTCATAAGAGTATTTCACCTGTCCCTAACATATATTCTTTTATGGAATCTATTATGGTTTTATCTCCGTCTAAAAGCCTCAATGCGATCCATCTTGCCTTTATCTCATCTTCAATGTACTCACTCAGCCTTGGCATAATGTTTTTCAATGCCCCTTCTATATCCTCTTCATATTTCATTCTTTTAGGATGCGGCTTTAATTTCCCCGCAGCTACATCATACACACAATCCATAAGCTCACATAACCCAGTGCCTTCTCTTGCGGCGGCAGTCACAACGGGAATCCCAAGCTCAATGGATAATCCGCTTGCATCTACCTCTATGTTTTTCCTTTTTGCTTCGTCCATTAAGTTTACGCACATAATCACGTTGTCCGTCAGCTCCATTACCTGCAATACCAAATTCAGGTTTCTTTCAAGATTGGTAGCATCTGTAACTACTATGGTTGCATCAGGATTTCCAAAGCAGATAAAATCCCGGGCCACCTGCTCTTCAATGGAACTTGCAAGAAGTGAATAAGTTCCCGGTAAATCTATCAATATAAAGTCGCAATCTCTGTGCCTGTAATTTCCCCGGGCGTTGGTCACCGTTTTACCCGGCCAGTTTCCCGTGTGCTGATGAAGACCGGTTAAAGCATTAAATACAGTGCTTTTCCCTGTATTAGGATTTCCCGCCAGCGCTATTACAGCTTCATTCCCATTAAGCTTTTCCACATTGAAGACATCTGCCATCCCTTCCTTAGTACCTGACTGCCGTGTTAAGCCCATACATAACCTCCTTAATTTTCCTGTATTAGTTCAATATCTATAAGAGAAGATTCCTCTCTTCTTAATGCCATGAGCGCGCCTCTTATCAAAAAAGCTGTCGTATCTCCCGTTCTGTTCCTTCGCATTGCTTTTATCTCAGTGTCTGGAATTATGCCTATATCGAGCATCCTGTTCCTTAGGAGTCCTTGTGCATTTATAGTTCTGACCTTGCATGCCTTACCTAGGGGAACATCGGATAATTTTAAGCTTCCTTGAAGAACCTCACAGGTATTTTGAAATGTCAATGATACCGTATTATTCATTCTTATTCCCTCCTCAATTAGCCTTGGCTAATTAATGTTAATTCCAATTCCTTTTACAAATTAATCAATATGTAGGCATATCTCAGAACAATTAGACCAGGCTAATAACCTATTACATCCTATGCATGAGACAAAAAAGTGTTACACCAGGCTAATAGTTAATGGGTATAAGGGTATTTAATTGAATTTTCCAGTATGTATTAAAATAATATTTATTTATTAAAATTTTTTATTACAATATTGATAAAGCAAAAAAGGCAATGTATAATATAGGATGTTGTTATAAAAACATTAAAAAGAAAAGATGGTATATTATGAAATTAATCGATGAAATTAAGGTGCTTCAAGAAGAACTAAACAGCATCGTAAATGAAAACAGCAACGACATGTCAAGGTTAATTAATTTAAGCGAAAAATTAGACAAGCTTATAGCGCAATATTATTCCGAAACCCAAAATAAATAACAGCCTGTATTAAGCTGTTATATTTCCATGGGTTTATTATCATCTTTACATATTATCATTGTTTATGCTTTTGTTATAATAATTTAAATCCTCTCTCTTTTCCCAGCCAAGGGACTGCCAGAAGGAATTTCCCGTATCATTACTGCTAAAAACAACCAGTGCGCATTTGTTTATTCCTTCCTTAGATAATGCTTCTAATACTGCATCCACCATTGAGCTTCCTATTTTTAGCTTGCGGTGCTTATCACTTACACAGGTATGATATATGTAACCCCTTCGCCCATCATGACCGCACATTATGGTACCGACTATTTTCTCATGGACTGTTGCCACAAAATTGGTTGAAGGATTTCTTAAAAGGAATTTGTTTATTCCCTCTCTCGAATCATCCATGCTTCTGACGCCCATACCCGGGGTTGTTGTCCACATTTCAAACACCTTATCATAGTCATCAATTGTCATTAACCTTATATTCATTTTGCCCTCCCATGCAGGTACATGTTCTCTAAAATGGCTAAGCCCGTGCTTGTTTTAAAATATTTACTCTTAACTGATTCTATCTCATTAATTCCCATACCGTCTTCGAATATATTTACTAAAAAATCAGCTTCCACCAATATTTGAAAGTCAATATCATCTATTTTATTGTAAGTATGATGATTTCCAATCAAAAACATTATTCTGTCTAAAATGCTTTTATCCAGGTCAAACTCCGAAAGTATATCCAGGGCTACAGGCGGACCTTCTATTTCCTGATATTTTCCGGCGGAAGAACCATACTTGATTTCACTTAATTTTATGCCTATATCGTGAAGTACTGCTGCAATTTCAAGAGATTTGAGTTTATGTGATGAAACTTTTTCAGTTTCACCTATGCACTTTGCAAAGCTTAAAACTTTAAGAGCATGATTTATACGCTTAATATCACCGTCAAAATAAAGAATCATTTTGTTTAAGATGAGGCTAATCATAATCCCTTCCATAATTTTCCTCCGTTAAAAGCTATTTATCCTTTATTATTCTAATATATTTTATTTCATCCTTAATATCCAGATAATTTTTAACGGAATCAGGTATTATACTCCAGGAAAGCTCCATATCATCTTTTACTAATTTCCATAATGAGTCGATTATGTTAAGATAAATCCTCTTCATGACAGCCGACCTGTGAATCATGCAGGGCTCCGGGTCGTTAAAAAATTTGATGCTGTCGCTTATTATGAGCTCTTCCTTTAACGGTAAAGCGGTGGGCTTTTTGTCAAAAATGATGTTATCTTCCATGTCGACAGCCCGGATAATAACATTATCATTTCTGTTCATGTGATTTTCCTCCTTGTATAAGGTGACATGCCTTTACATCTCCAGCCTGGGGCATGAGAGAGATATATCCTAACTTAAAATATCAACAGCACGACAATACTGAAGGCGAGAAAAAACAGGGCATTTACAAGTTTTATGATGTGCATTTTCTGCCTTAAGATATCGGACAGGTCAAATACTTCCCTTCCTTTGTGAACTGTAAAGGTCAAAATCAGCAAGGGTATTATAAGAGCAATTCCGTATATGATGAAATACATTACTGCCTTAAGGTTGAAGCTTAAGCTTGTCCTCATAATATATATTATAGTTGCAAGGTAAACTTGCCCTACGCATAAAAACTCGCCTACGGATATGAGCAATCCCAATCCAAAGCATACAAAAATGAGGATTCCGGAATTTTCAATTGAGGTTATTTTCTTGATCCAGCTATGATTTAAGCGCCTTAAAAAAACAGGAAGCTGGAGCTTTATTTTTTCATAGTTCTCATCTTTAGCAGCAAAATAATCTCTTAAATTAAGTATGGTAAAAATGAGAGCCACAATTATAAGTATTATTTTTATAATGCTCTGTATAGAATCAAACCAAATACTGCTACTTTTAATAAAAATATTAAAAAACAAAGTGCCTATTAGAAAATATGCAATAAATTTTCCTGTTATATAAGCCAGTCCAAGCTTTAATACATTTAATCCCCTTATTGCAATCATGGAAATAAAAAACAGCATCATAGACAATGCGCAGGGATTGAAGCCGTTTATAAGGCCTGTCAGCAATACCCCTGAAGCCTCATATCCTGAAAAGGTTTCTAAAAGCTTTTCTTCCCCCATATCATTCAGCAACTTTGTTTTCAAGCCATATCCGTCTATGATTTTATTTTCAAGCTGTGATTTAATATTGTTTT contains the following coding sequences:
- a CDS encoding FeoA family protein → MNNTVSLTFQNTCEVLQGSLKLSDVPLGKACKVRTINAQGLLRNRMLDIGIIPDTEIKAMRRNRTGDTTAFLIRGALMALRREESSLIDIELIQEN
- a CDS encoding aspartyl-phosphate phosphatase Spo0E family protein, encoding MKLIDEIKVLQEELNSIVNENSNDMSRLINLSEKLDKLIAQYYSETQNK
- a CDS encoding GNAT family N-acetyltransferase, which produces MNIRLMTIDDYDKVFEMWTTTPGMGVRSMDDSREGINKFLLRNPSTNFVATVHEKIVGTIMCGHDGRRGYIYHTCVSDKHRKLKIGSSMVDAVLEALSKEGINKCALVVFSSNDTGNSFWQSLGWEKREDLNYYNKSINNDNM
- a CDS encoding HD domain-containing protein — translated: MEGIMISLILNKMILYFDGDIKRINHALKVLSFAKCIGETEKVSSHKLKSLEIAAVLHDIGIKLSEIKYGSSAGKYQEIEGPPVALDILSEFDLDKSILDRIMFLIGNHHTYNKIDDIDFQILVEADFLVNIFEDGMGINEIESVKSKYFKTSTGLAILENMYLHGRAK